A single Nostoc sp. PCC 7107 DNA region contains:
- a CDS encoding IS630 family transposase (programmed frameshift), with protein MAKPYSDDFRQKVMQAIELDGLKKSEASQLFNISRNTINLWCQRKAQTGDIKVKSRQECQRGGKIDDWEKFRAFVKANGDKTQVQMVELWEGEISQRTISRALQKIGHTRKKTYGYCQRDEAKRATFLAQLKNPKAPHLVYVDESGMDERDNYGYGYSPTGERFYDLKSGRRQGRINMIAGYRDNQLIAPFTVEGACNRTVFETWLETCLIPVLRPGEWVIVDNATFHHGGRIAQLIHDAGCELVYLPPYSPDLNRIEKCWAWLKSRIRKQLHNCDHLRDAIEFVLKHAAS; from the exons ATGGCTAAACCCTATAGTGATGATTTCCGGCAAAAGGTGATGCAAGCAATTGAGTTGGACGGTCTCAAAAAGAGTGAGGCGAGCCAATTGTTCAATATCAGTCGCAATACGATTAACTTGTGGTGTCAAAGAAAAGCCCAAACGGGTGATATCAAGGTCAAATCGAGGCAGGAATGCCAAAGGGGTGGCAAAATCGATGATTGGGAGAAGTTTCGCGCATTTGTCAAAGCAAATGGTGATAAAACTCAAGTCCAAATGGTAGAGTTATGGGAAGGAGAGATTAGTCAACGCACGATTTCACGGGCATTGCAGAAAATTGGACACACCCGT AAAAAAACATATGGCTACTGTCAACGAGATGAAGCCAAACGAGCAACCTTTCTAGCACAACTGAAGAACCCAAAAGCACCACACTTGGTTTATGTCGATGAATCGGGAATGGATGAACGAGATAACTACGGCTATGGGTACTCACCAACAGGGGAACGATTTTACGACCTCAAATCCGGTCGGCGACAGGGACGCATTAACATGATTGCTGGGTATCGGGATAATCAATTGATTGCCCCATTTACAGTCGAGGGGGCGTGTAACCGCACAGTGTTTGAAACCTGGCTAGAAACATGTTTGATTCCGGTTTTGCGTCCCGGTGAGTGGGTAATTGTGGATAATGCGACGTTTCATCATGGTGGTCGAATTGCCCAACTCATACATGATGCAGGCTGTGAACTTGTTTATTTACCTCCCTATTCACCAGACCTTAATCGTATTGAGAAGTGTTGGGCATGGTTAAAAAGTAGGATTCGCAAACAATTACACAATTGTGATCATTTACGTGATGCTATCGAATTCGTTCTCAAGCACGCAGCGTCCTAA
- a CDS encoding Uma2 family endonuclease, which translates to MTTYPHYIPQSDPPRPPWETLPTMYDLPSDNPEEPGLPDDFHFLQPLLLYLTFQPINWNPELVYSTADLNLYYDLQHPLWYKRPDWFGVVGVKKLYKGEDLRLSYVTWQEPANPFVIVELLSPGTEAEDLGTSEKSEDKPPSKWEVYEKILRIPYYIVFSRYTNELQAFGLVGGHYEPINLTNGRILMPELSLSLGVWQGTFRDIERLWLRWFTLEGELIPEPTEEVAAANERVIIAEQEARNAKQEAEQARRKAEKLAERLRQLGVKPDEME; encoded by the coding sequence ATGACTACATATCCTCACTACATCCCACAATCTGACCCGCCGCGTCCTCCTTGGGAAACGCTGCCAACAATGTATGATTTACCCAGCGATAATCCAGAGGAACCAGGTTTGCCAGACGATTTTCATTTTCTACAACCGTTACTTTTATACTTAACTTTTCAACCAATTAATTGGAATCCAGAGTTGGTTTATAGTACTGCTGACTTGAATCTTTATTATGATTTGCAGCATCCTTTATGGTATAAACGCCCCGATTGGTTTGGTGTTGTGGGAGTTAAAAAACTCTACAAAGGTGAAGATTTGCGGTTAAGTTATGTGACTTGGCAAGAGCCAGCAAATCCTTTTGTGATTGTGGAATTATTATCACCTGGTACAGAAGCGGAAGACTTAGGAACTAGCGAAAAATCAGAAGATAAACCGCCGAGTAAATGGGAAGTTTATGAAAAAATCTTGCGGATTCCTTACTATATTGTGTTTAGTCGTTATACCAATGAACTCCAAGCATTTGGGTTAGTTGGCGGTCATTATGAGCCAATAAATTTAACTAATGGACGCATACTCATGCCAGAGTTAAGTTTAAGTTTGGGTGTATGGCAAGGCACATTTCGAGATATTGAAAGATTATGGTTACGGTGGTTTACCCTAGAAGGTGAATTGATACCCGAACCTACAGAAGAAGTTGCTGCGGCTAATGAACGGGTGATAATTGCTGAACAAGAAGCGAGAAATGCGAAACAAGAAGCAGAACAAGCAAGAAGAAAAGCAGAAAAATTAGCCGAACGGTTACGCCAATTGGGTGTAAAACCTGATGAGATGGAATAA